A genomic window from Lotus japonicus ecotype B-129 chromosome 1, LjGifu_v1.2 includes:
- the LOC130732436 gene encoding universal stress protein PHOS34-like, whose amino-acid sequence MVEDRKVGVATDFSKSSNSALKWAIENMADKGDTFYIIHVMSDGSRTNIWAKSGSPLIPLSILRQPEAMSNYGVQTDPEVLDMLDAAAGQKEVNFVAKLYWGEARQKLIDSIEDLKLDSLVMGSRGRGSIKRILMGSVSNFLMIHATCPVAIVRDSSKSK is encoded by the exons ATGGTAGAGGATAGAAAAGTTGGGGTGGCAACTGACTTCTCCAAGAGCAGCAACAGTGCTCTCAAATGGGCCATTGAAAACATGGCTGATAAAGGTGACACGTTTTATATTATCCACGTCATGAGCGATGGATCCCGTACCAATATCTGGGCTAAATCTGGTTCTC CTCTTATTCCTTTGTCAATTTTAAGACAACCAGAGGCAATGAGCAACTATGGTGTGCAAACTGATCCTGAGGTTCTTGATATGCTTGACGCTGCTGCCGGACAAAAGgag GTGAACTTTGTGGCAAAATTGTACTGGGGTGAAGCAAGACAGAAACTCATTGACTCTATTGAAGATCTAAAGCTGGACTCTCTGGTTATGGGAAGCAGAGGCCGTGGTTCAATCAAAAG GATATTAATGGGAAGTGTTAGCAACTTCTTGATGATACATGCTACATGTCCAGTAGCGATTGTTAGGGATTCAAGCAAGAGCAAGTAG
- the LOC130729244 gene encoding uncharacterized protein LOC130729244: protein MHCTLHKKHTYHINYTIKSLLNLIFFIVEGGASSKDAANIIGESNFGEVTSTPSKGTTRRGKSKARPKSVKSGVKANKRPKQGQASPFYKPTKPRHFIGYIICKEYNGVRFLGTVASYSPKKKLLKIEYEDGRAEYLKQNEVVKYTATDEDIEEGKKRCPSRQKKRGKIRKGSIV, encoded by the exons ATGCATTGTACTCTACATAAAAAGCACACGTATCATATAAATTATACTATAAAGTCATTATTAAACTTAATTTTCTTTATTGTTGAAGGTggtgcttcttcaaaagacgcAGCCAACATCATTGGTGAAAGTAATTTTGGAGAAGTAACATCTACTCCATCAAAAGGGACTACAAGACGGGGAAAATCAAAAGCTAGACCAAAATCT GTTAAAAGTGGAGTCAAAGCAAATAAAAGGCCTAAACAAGGACAGGCTAGCCCATTTTACAAGCCAACCAAGCCTCGCCATTTCATTGGTTACATTATTTGCAAGGAATATAATGGAGTAAGATTTTTGGGAACTGTTGCTTCCTACAGCCCCAAAAAGAAACTGCTGAAA ATTGAGTACGAAGATGGCAGGGCAGAATATTTGAAGCAAAATGAGGTTGTGAAATATACGGCAACGGATGAAGATATAGAAGAGGGTAAAAAAAGATGTCCATCAAG GCAGAAGAAAAGGGGAAAAATCAGGAAAGGCTCAATAGTATGA
- the LOC130729245 gene encoding pentatricopeptide repeat-containing protein CRR2, chloroplastic has protein sequence MRVLQSPQHVRQAPFQTHLCYTSHVSSRLPVCFVSINPSANPVKDIKSNNNNNNNQLIQSLCRGGNHKQALEVLWSERNPSHKTIEVLIQSCAQKSSFSDGRDVHRYLVDSGLDQDPYLATKLINMYHELGSLDCARKVFDETRERTIYIWNAFFRALAMVGRGEELLELYRQMNWSGIPSDRFTYTYVLKACVVSEFSVYPLQKGKEIHANILRHGYEENIHVMTTLLDVYAKFGCISYANSVFRAMPAKNSVSWSAMIGCYAKNDMPVKALELFHQMVLEACDSIPNSVTMVSVLQACAGLAALQQGKLVHGFILRRGLDSIMPVINALITMYGRCGEISIGERVFDKVKNPDVVSWNSLISMYGNNGYGKKAIQIFENMIHQGVSPSYISFITVLCACSHAGLVEEGKILFESMLSKYRIHPGMEHYACMVDLLGRANRLDEAIKLIEDMPFEPGPTVWGSLLGSCRIHCNAELAERASAMLFELEPWNAGNYVLLADIYAEAKMWSDVKSVRKLMGKRVLQKVPGCSWIEVKKKIYSFVSSEEDNPQIEKLRALLIKLSTEMKEQGYAPQTNIVHYDLDEGEKERILLGHSEKLAVAFGLINTVKGETIRITKNLRLCEDCHAFTKFISKFANREILVRDVNRFHCFRDGVCSCGEYW, from the coding sequence ATGAGGGTGCTTCAGAGTCCCCAACATGTCAGGCAAGCTCCATTTCAAACCCACCTCTGCTACACTTCCCATGTCTCATCAAGGCTGCcagtttgttttgtttcaatCAACCCTTCCGCCAACCCGGTAAAAGATATCaagagcaacaacaacaacaacaacaaccagtTGATACAGTCGTTATGTAGAGGTGGAAACCATAAGCAAGCCCTTGAGGTCCTGTGGAGCGAGCGCAATCCGAGCCATAAGACTATTGAGGTCTTAATACAGTCTTGCGCGCAGAAGAGTTCGTTTTCCGATGGCCGTGATGTTCATCGCTATCTTGTCGATAGTGGTCTTGACCAAGACCCGTATTTAGCTACTAAACTTATCAACATGTACCATGAGCTTGGGTCTCTCGATTGTGCGCGTAAGGTGTTTGATGAAACTCGCGAAAGAACCATCTATATCTGGAACGCGTTCTTCCGAGCGTTGGCGATGGTGGGTCGTGGCGAGGAGCTGTTAGAATTGTATAGGCAGATGAACTGGAGTGGGATTCCGTCGGATAGGTTCACATATACGTATGTGCTTAAGGCTTGCGTTGTTTCAGAGTTTTCAGTCTACCCTCTCCAGAAGGGCAAGGAGATTCATGCCAATATTCTGCGACATGGCTATGAAGAAAACATTCATGTTATGACAACTCTGTTGGATGTATATGCTAAGTTTGGCTGCATATCCTATGCAAATTCTGTGTTTCGTGCAATGCCTGCCAAGAACTCCGTGTCATGGAGCGCTATGATTGGATGTTACGCAAAGAATGACATGCCTGTAAAAGCACTGGAACTGTTTCATCAGATGGTGCTTGAGGCTTGTGATTCAATTCCAAATTCAGTTACAATGGTTAGTGTGCTTCAAGCTTGTGCAGGTCTTGCTGCATTGCAGCAGGGAAAGTTGGTTCATGGCTTTATCCTTAGAAGGGGTCTTGATTCTATAATGCCAGTTATTAACGCCCTTATAACAATGTACGGACGATGTGGTGAGATTTCAATTGGAGAAAGAGTATTTGATAAGGTGAAGAATCCTGATGTTGTTTCATGGAATTCTTTGATTTCCATGTATGGTAATAACGGATATGGAAAGAAAGCAATtcaaatttttgaaaatatgatACACCAAGGAGTTTCACCAAGTTACATATCATTCATTACTGTTTTGTGTGCTTGTAGTCACGCAGGCCTTGTTGAGGAGGGAAAGATTTTGTTTGAATCTATGCTTAGTAAGTACAGAATCCATCCAGGTATGGAGCATTATGCCTGTATGGTTGATCTTCTTGGCCGAGCTAACAGGTTAGATGAAGCAATCAAACTAATAGAAGATATGCCTTTTGAACCAGGACCAACAGTTTGGGGTTCCCTTCTTGGATCTTGTAGGATTCACTGTAATGCTGAGCTTGCAGAGAGAGCAAGCGCTATGCTTTTTGAGTTGGAGCCTTGGAATGCTGGCAATTATGTTCTTTTAGCTGATATTTATGCAGAAGCTAAGATGTGGAGTGATGTAAAGAGTGTGAGGAAGCTAATGGGAAAACGTGTGCTGCAAAAGGTTCCTGGTTGCAGTTGGATTGaagttaaaaagaaaatatactCATTTGTCTCTAGTGAAGAGGATAACCCACAGATTGAAAAACTCCGTGCTTTACTAATTAAATTATCAACTGAGATGAAGGAGCAAGGTTATGCCCCCCAGACAAACATTGTTCATTATGATCTTGATGAAGGAGAGAAGGAAAGAATTTTACTGGGACACAGTGAAAAGCTTGCTGTTGCTTTTGGACTCATTAATACTGTGAAAGGTGAAACCATTAGGATCACAAAAAACTTGAGATTATGTGAAGACTGTCATGCTTTTACAAAGTTCATTTCCAAATTTGCTAATAGGGAGATTCTTGTTAGAGATGTGAACCGCTTCCACTGTTTTAGAGATGGAGTCTGTTCCTGTGGTGAATATTGGTAG